The sequence CAGATCGCGAGCACGGGGGCACCGCGTTCGGCGGCCTTCTGGAGTCCGGGATATTTGGTGAGGTGGCGGGTCGCGAGCCGCTGGGCCGAGTCCTCGGCACCGCCGAGGGTGTAGGCGTCGAGCGATTCGGGGACCGGGTCGTTGAGGGTGATTTCGACGATCTCGGCGTCGTATCCGCGCATGCGCAGTCGCTGCCGCAGGATGAGAGCATTGCCGCCGTCGCCGTAGGTGCCCATGACGTCGGGGAGTACCAGTCCGATGCGCACGGTGGAGTCAGACATTGCGCGCCTCCTTCGCGATGGCGTTGTTCAGGTCGCGGAATGCGGTGTAGTTGGCGAGCACCTCGACACGTCCCGGCGGGCAGGAAGCGATGGCGCGCAGAGGATTCGGTTCGAGGGTGTGGTCGACGCCCGCGTAGGTGAGGCGCACGGCGAGGTCGGTACCGCGTTCGCCGGCGGCCACCACCTTGACGCCTTCGAAGTGCTCGAAACGCACGTCCCACAACCACGAGAGGTCTTCACCGTCGGGTACCTGACCGTTGACCGCGATCACCAGTCCGTCGACGGTGGGGTCGATCATCGACAGCGCCTCTTGCCAGCCGGCCGGGTTCTTGGCGAGCAGCATGTGGACCGAATGGGGCCCGACTTCGACGGTGCTGTAGCGGCCGGCCACTTCTTGCACGGTGGCTGCGGCGGCGACCGCGTCCTCGGCTTTCGCGCCCATCGCGACTGCGGCGGCCACTGCCTGGGCAGCGTTGCCTCGATTCGCGCGGCCGGGTAATGCCAGCGTCATGGGAATCTTCAGGCCCTCCGGCCCGTAGAGGTTCTCCTCGTCCAGCCACCAGTCGGGGGTGGGGCGCGCGAAGTCGGAACCGGTACTGCGCCAGTGCGGGCCTTCCCAGACGATCGGCTCACCGGTGCGCGGACAGCTCGCGGCGTCGCTGGCCCAGCCGCCGCCCGCTGCCACCCAGACGACGTTCTTCGCGTCGTAGGCCACCGACGTGACGAGAACGTCGTCGCAGTTGGCGATGACGGTGGCCTCGGGATGCGCGGCGACGCAGGCGCGGAGTTTGCGCTCGATCATGTTGATCTCGCCTACGCGGTCGAGCTGGTCGCGGCTCAGGTTGAGGAACACCAGAACTTCGGGATCGACCGCGTCACTGACATGGGGGACGTGCAGTTCGTCGACCTCGAGTGCGGCGAGGGGTGCGTGCACTCGGTTGCTCAGGGCCGCGACGATCCCGGCGTCCATGTTGGCGCCGTCGGCCTGGCTGGCCACCTCGCCGAGGGTCGAGAGCGCGGCGGCCGTCATCCGGGTGGTGGTCGACTTGCCGTTGGTGCCGGTGATCACCGCGGTGCGGCGGCTACGACCGAGCTGTTCCATCAGCGTGGGGTCGATCTTCAGGGCGATCAATCCGCCGATCATCGAGCCCTTGCCGCGTCCCGCCTTCTGCGATGCCCAGGAGGCGGCCGCTGCTGCCCGGAGGGCGACCTTGCCGCGTGTCGTGATCCCAGTTCCAGTACTCACTCCGCGAGTTTTGCACAGGGTCCGGTCAGACGCCGACTCGCGCCGGTGGACGGACGTGCGGAGATGGTCCCTGGCGTGCCTTGCCGCTCATCTGGGTGGCTGCCGCACCGGCGATGACCACCGCTCCACCGATCAGCGACACGGCGCTCGGTTCCTCGTGCAGCACCAGCCACGCTGCCCCGATGCCGACAACGGGAACGAGGAGGGACAACGGTGCGACGGTGCCCGCCGGATAGCGGCTGAGCAGAGCCGTCCAGAGGCCGGAGCCGGCGATGGTGCCGAGGATCACGATGTAGGCGAGTCCGGCAAGCGCCAGCGGGCCGTTGCCGTGAAGCGAAGACGTCAGCGCGTCCCAGCCGGACGAGGGTCCTTCGACCGCGAACGAGAGTGCGAGCATGGGCAGCGGGGGAATGACGCACATCCACAGCATCAGGCGCATCGGCTGGTCGGAGGCCGCCTTTCGGTTTCCGAGGTTGCCCAGCGCCCACGACAGGCCGGCGAGCAACGTCAGAACCACGGGGAGGAGGGCGGCGTGCTGGGACCGGTCCCAGCCGATGAGCGCCATCCCCGACATCGCCACGAGGAGCCCACCCACCTGCACCGGCCGCAGTCGCTCGCGGAGCAGGATTGCGCCCAGTACGACGGTGAACGGCGCCGACGACTGCAAGACCAGTGACGCCAGCCCGGTGGGCATCCCGACATGCATGGCCCAGAACAGGAACGTGAACTGCCCGACTCCGAAGCCGGTGCCGTAGAGCAGCAGCCACGTGGTGGGGACCTGCGGCCGCGGAACGAACAAGACCACCGGGATCGCGATGAGGAGAAAGCGCACTGCCGCGAAGAAGAACGGCGGGAAGTGATCGAGACCGGCGCGAATGGCGAGAAAGTTCAGACCCCACAACACGACGACGGTAAGTCCGAGGAGCCGATCGCGGGTGGTCATGTGCTCCATCGTGAGCCTGCCGAACCATCAGGACAAGCACTTTATAGTGCATTGTCCATGTAGTTTTACTTCATGGATGCGACCCGCTTGCGAGTCCTGCGTGAGCTGGCGGACCGAGGGACGGTGGCCGCCACTGCCGCGGCATTGTCGATGACCCCGTCCGCCGTATCGCAGCAATTGAAGATCCTGGGGCGGGAAGCAGGCGTGACCCTGCTCGAACCCGACGGCCGGCGCCTGCGGCTCACCGACGCCGGACAGGCCCTCGTGGTGCGGGCCGACGACGTCCTGGCCGCCCTGGACCGGGCAGCAGCGGAGATGGACGCCTACCGGGGGTCGCCGCGAGGTCGTGTCCGGGTGGCGCTGTTTCCGTCCGGCGCCGCGTTGCTGCTGCCCCGGCTGCTCGACGTCCTCGCCGGAAGCGGTGTGGACGTGCAGCCGCGCGACGAGGATTTGCCGTCGTCGGCATTGCCGACGTTGCTCGCCGACTACGACGTGGTTCTCACTCACCGGGATGAGCGTGCCGCCGACACGTCGTCACCTCGGGTGACCGCCGAACCGCTCATGCGTGAGCCGATCGATCTGATCCTGCCGCCCGGTCATCGTTTCGCGGGGCAGAATTCGGTGCGACCGGAACAGTTGGCCGACGAGAGCTGGATCAGCGTGCGCGGCGGATTCCCCGTCGACGACGTCCTGCTGTCGGTGGCCGCGGCAACCGGAGTGCAGCCGCGGGTGGTGATGCGTATCAACGACTTCCGGGTCATCGAGGAACTGGTGGCCGGCGGGCACGGTGTCGCGCTGCTGGCCCGCCATGCCGTGACCCACCCGTCGGTGGTCCGGTTGCCCCTTGCCGGTGTCCGGGCGGCGCGCATCTACGAACTGACTCGTCGTCCGGCGGCCGATGCCATTCCTGCCGTCGCAACGGTGCTTCAGGCGTTCCGGGACGTCGCGGCGGAGGTCACGGACTGACATGGCAAAGGGACCCGCTCGAAAGCGGGTCCCCCTCGGGAAGTGGCCAGTGATCAGCCCAACGCCTTCGCCTTCAACGTCTCGTACTCCTGTTGGTTGATGGTTCCGGCATCGAGCAACGCTTTCGCGTCCGCGATCTGCTCCGCCGACGACTTGCCCGCGACCTCGCGAATGTAGCTGTCTTGCGCCTGTTTGACCTGCTGAGCCGCGGCCATCGACCGCTGCGCCATGCCGTCGCTCTTCACGATCAGGTACACCAGCGCGGTCAGGAAGGGGACGATGAACAGGAAGATGATCCAGATGGCCTTGGCCCAGCCCGACGACTTATGGTCGCGGAACAGGTCGGTGATGATGGAGAACAGCAGGATCAGGTAGGCCACGAAGGCGAACGTGGTGATGATTACCCAGAGGAAGTCCCAGAACGAGTCCATTGCAGCGCTCCATTTCACACAGTCGAAGGAAGTCTGCGCCGACTATCGCAGCTTCCGGCACCGCCCGCGTCATCCGAAACAGGTGAAATGGGTATGGCCCAGTACACGACACGGCCGCGACACCCGTAGGTGCCGCGGCCGTGTCGCGTCGTTCTAGCTTGCTGATTCCACCGCTCGTCGCATACCGCGCTCGACGGCACCGATGATGTAGGGGCGGAGTTCGACGGCGGGGATGACCGCGTCGACGGAGCCGACCTGCTGAGCGCGCTGGATGTTGTGCACGGCCTCGAACTCGGCGGCGACTTCACCGAGTTTCTCGTTGCGGACCGCAGCCTGCTGGGCGGCCAGCTCGACGCGCAGGTGAGCCTGCTGGGCGTCGGTCTGGGCGCCGGCCAGGTTGGCCTCGAGTTCCCGGATCGTCGGGTCGGCGGCCACCCGCGAGTTGACCTCGCGGGTGAACACCACGGCCGCGGCGGGCGCGCCACCGAGCACCGACGCGAAGGAACCCTCGACGGCGAGAACTTCCATGTTGTCGTTGAGCGCTCCGGAGAACACGACGAACGCGCCGCCGTGGTAGCGGGAGATGACGCAGAATACGATCGGGCCGTCGAAATTAACGATGGCGCGGCCGATTTCGGCGCCGTACTCGAGCTGGATGTGCCGCAGCGAGTCGGGGGACCCGTCGAAGCCGGACAGGTTGGCCAGCACGACGAGGGGACGGCTTCCGCTGGCGGCGTTGATTGCCCGCGCCGTCTTCTTCGACGACTGCGGGAACAACGTTCCGGCGGTCCACTGGTCGGGGCCGTTGGCCGGCGACCATCCCTTACGGGCGATGGCCCGCGACTCGATGCCGATGACACTCACCGGGTAACCGCCCAGGTGCGCATCCATGACGACGGACGTGTCCGCGTCCGCCATGTCGGCCCACCGCTCCAGCACCTGGTGGTCCTGGTCGACGAGCGCCCGCATCACGGTGCGAATGTCGAACGGCTTCTTGCGTTCCGGGTTCGTCTCTGCCGAGAAGATGTCACCGACCGTGGTGAAGTCGCTCGACGGGTGGACGTGCGGGAAGGTGCGCACGTCGCGGCCGATGGGGTCGGCGGTGTGGGCCCGACGCGGGAACCGTTCCCCGGCAACCACATACGCATGGTCGTAGTGGGCGAACAGGATCTGGCAGGCCGCGGGCAGGTTGGGAGCCCAGTACTGCGCCTCGCCGTTGGGTCCCATGACGCGGTCATAGCCACCGATACCGAAGTTGTCCTCGGCCGAGACACCACCCGAGTAGTCGAGCGAGTTCTTACCGGTGAGCACCATGGCGCTGTCGGGCGTCATCACGAGGATGCCCTTGGTGTGCATCAGCATCGTGGCTTCGGCGTTCCAGTAGGGCTGCGCGCCGACGTTGATGCCGGCCACGATCACGTTGACCTCGCCACCGTTCTGCGTGAACGTGATGATGCGACGCAAGCCGCGAGACACCCAGTCCATGTTCTCGGTACCGCTGTCCATGGAGATCGTCGCCCCGGACGACAACGCGAACCACTCGACCGGCACACCCAGCTCCTCGGCCAGGTCGACGCCCGCTACGAGACGCGCGCACTCGGCTTCGGCGACGGTGCCCAGCGCCTTGGTCGGATCGCCGAAGAGCGCGACCCGGGTCATGCCCTCGGGGTGCCGTTCGGTGCGGGCGGTGACCAGACCGACGATGAGGCCGGCGCGGTTCTGTCCGTACGGACGGTCCACCGGAACCAGTCGGCCCGACTCGTCCAGGTCGTGCTCGACGAAGGTTCCGTCGCGACCGGTGAGCAGGGGAATCAGCTCGTACGGGTAGACGGTGCCGCGGGCGCGGGAACTGCGGACCTTCTGGGTGTACGCGTCGAGCGGCTGCAGCGGCTCGGTCGGCGGGTCGGTGACCTTGACGACGACGCCGCTGCCGGTGCGGTAGGAGAATCGCAGTGCCTTCTCCTGCGACTCCGTTCCGGCCGGGCCCTGGAGCCGGGCGATCACGGTGATCTCCTCGAGTCCGGCGCCCGCGGTGAGCGGGGCCGCGACCCGCGCAAATTCCTGCAGGTCTTCCACCGGAGCGTCGATCTTCGGCCATACGTACAGCACGACGCGGTTGGCGTCGAGCTTGCGCTTGCTGCCACGGGCCGCCTGAGCTCGCCGGATGCCGTCGAGGCAGGACTGGAGCACGCGCTCGGCAGCGGGAACGCCGATCACCTGGCCGTCCTCGTTGCGGACGGGGGTGATGTCGCGGATTTCGGCGAGTGCGATGAGGCGCTCGTCGGTGGGGTTCTCGGGCGACACCAGGTGGAACAGGAACGTGTCCGCCGCCGCGGGCAGGCGGGTGCCTTCGAAGTTCTTCAGGCGCCACAGATCGAAGCGCTGACCGGTGAGCGGGTGCATGTCCCGGATCAGTGCCTCTTCCGCGAGCACACCCGCGTCCGGCCGGTAGGTGAACTTGCGGACGTCGAGGCCGACGCCACCGAAGACGGACACCGTGACTCGGCGGCAGGAGGCGATCAGGGGCAGCGTCGCCAGCGTCTTGCGCAGGTCCTCCGACATCGTGTCGGGATCGGCCGGCGGCTCGGACCACGACAGGTACAGGTCGAGGACGAGATTGTCGGGGGTCTCCGAGGCGACATCACCGATTTCGGTGAGCGCACCGGGCAGTTCGGCATAGTCGGCGACGGCCGACACGAGGTGCAGACGCTCCCCGAGCAGGTCGAAGTTGCCGGTGACGAAGTGCCGTCCGCCACGATCGAACGCTGCGACGTCTTCGAGCGTACGGATGTCGTAGTAGCGGCGGGTGACCACCTCGAGCAGCGGGCCCACGGTGGCGCTCTTGCGGGCGATGCGCTGTCCGAGCAGCTCGGTCAGCGACTGCGGGGTGGCGACCAGCGCTTCGAGGCGTTCCTGGTAGTCGCCGGCGCCGGGATGCTCGGCGAGGTACTCGAGGCTGCCGCGGACACCGTCGTACACCTGTTCGCGGGCCTTGCGGATCTGCGGCTCGTCGAAGAAGCGGAAGCGGACGTTGCGGGCGACGTTGCCGATCACCGGGTAGCGGACCTGGGTGGCGACGATCAACCGGTCCAGCACCTCACCGAGTCCGCTCGGGGCGCGGCCGGGTGCGTTGCCGTCGTTGAGCCAGCGGTCGAGCAGTGCGGCGATGACGGGAACCTGATTGTCCATCCGCTGCTGCGCGAGGAAGAGGCGGTACACCGCTTCCTCGAGCTCGGCGGTGCGCTCGAGATCGGTGACGTCGTAGTGGCGCAGAGCGCGCGACAACCGGGTCTGGAAGGACTCCGGAAGCCCCTCGAGCTCGACGTCCAGGGTGTGGAGATAGGTGTGGAAATGCTCGCGCGGGCTGTGCACCCGCTCGTCGCCGTCTTCCTCGGCCACCGTCGGACGGTTACGGCCGATCTCGCAGATGTCGGCGAACGTGGTGAGCAGCGCCAGCTCGGCCTGCACGAGGTCGGGATCGCCGGCGATCTGTGCCCGCAGCTTCTCGTACTGGGCGAGCAGGACACCGGCCCGCTTCGCGCTGACGTCGTACCCGGTGAGCAGCGCGCCGAGCGCATCGATCTGCGCAAGGGCATCGAGGCGCGGGTCACCGTGGGGTGCCGGGGCGCCGAGATCGAATTCGACCCGAGGCGACTGCTGCGCCGTGGACTCGTCGGAGCTTTCCTCCACCCGCAGCAGCGCCGTTCCGGCGTCCACCTGCGAGTTGACCATGGCCAGCACTTCCCGGACCCGGCCGGCGACGGGCGCGCGGACCGCGGTTTCCATCTTCATGCTCTCGAGGACGACCAAGGTGGCGCCGACCTCGACCTCGTCACCGACGGACACCGGCACCGCGACCACGACCGCCGGGGCGGGGGCGCGTACGACACCGGCCTCGTCCTGGCTGATCTGGTGACTGATGCCGTCGACCTCGACGAGGTACTGGGCGCGTCCCGCGACGGAGACGACGTGGTGGCGGCGGTCGCCGATCACCAGGCGGCTCTCGAACTCGCTGAGCCGGTCCACCTCGACCTCGGTCTCGGGGGCGTCCCCGTCGACGCGGTAACGGTGGGCGCCGACCTGCGTGACGGTGAGTCCGTACGCCTGACCCTGGTAGCTGAGCTCCACCTTGCGGCCGATGGCGTGGCCGGCGCGGGGTCGCCCACCGCGGGCAGACGAAAGGAACGCCTGACGCTCGAGCTTCTCCTCGGCGTCGTAGACATCGATGGCGGCGGCGATCAGCGCGACATCAGCGGTGCGGGACGGCACGTTGGACGTGCCCGCGTCGGTGCGGTCCAGCCAGCCGGTGTCGGCGGACGCCGTGATGACCTCTTCGCGGTCGAGCAGGTCGAGCAGGAAGGACTTGGTGGTGGTGCCGCCGCGCAGCACGACCGTGGTCTCCCGCAACGCCGTGCGCAGCCGGGCCAGTGCCTCGGAGCGGTCGCGGCCCCAGGCGATGACCTTGGCGACCATGGAGTCGTAGTCGGGCGGGATGACGTCGCCCTGCGCGATGCCGGTGTCGACGCGCAGGCCGCTGCCGAGCGGGAACTTGAGCAGTTGCACCGCGCCGGGGGCGGGTGCGAATCCGTTGGCGGCGTCTTCGGCGTTGAGCCGGGCTTCGACGGCGTGGCCGAACTCGGGCGGGCAGTCACCCACGAGGGGTTCGCCGCTGGCCACGAGGATCTGCAACTTCACCAGGTCGATTCCCGTGGTGGCCTCGGTGATGGGGTGCTCCACCTGCAACCGGGTGTTCACCTCGAGGAAGGTGAAGGTCTTCTGCTCCGGCTGGTAGAGGTACTCCACAGTGCCTGCGCCGCGGTATCCGGCTGCACGCACGAGTTCGCTCGACACGGTGCGGAGGTGATTCGACTGCTCTGCGGTGAGGAGCGGCGAGCTGGACTCCTCGATGACCTTCTGGTTCTTGCGCTGGATGGAGCAGTCACGCACACCAGGAGCCCAGACGTTGCCGAAGTTGTCGGCAATGACCTGTACCTCGACGTGGCGCGCATCGGTGACCAGTCGTTCGATGAAGACGACGGGGTCGCCGAACGACCGCTGGGCCTCACCCTGGGTGCGCTCGAGCGCGAGTTCGAGTTCGTCCTCGGACCACACCTTGCGGATGCCGCGGCCACCGCCACCACTGCGGGCCTTGATGATGAGCGGGTAGCCGATTGCCTGCGCGTGGCGACGTGCGTCGGCGCGGGTGGCGACGGGTCCACCACTCCACGGTGCGACCGGGACCTCCACCTTCTCCGCGAGGAGCTTGGCCTCCACCTTGTCACCGAGCAGACGCATCGCTTCAGCGGGCGGACCGATGAAGGTGATACCCAGCTGTTCGCACACCTCGACGAAAGCGGGATCCTCGGCCACGAAGCCCCAGCCCACCCACACGGCGTCGGCCTTGCTCTCGCGCAGGGCGCGGGCCAGCTCGGCGTGGTCCAGGTAGGCGGTTCCGCTCTTGACTGTGCGCAAGCACACACCTTCGTCGGCCTGGCGCACGAACATCGCGCGGCGCTCCGCCTCGGTGTGCAGTGCAACTGTCGTGATGCCGTAGTTGTGCTCGGCATTCAGTTCACGCACGGCTCGAATCAGGCGGACCGCAGCCTCGCCGCGATTGACTATCGCTATTCGCTTGAACATCAGTTAGCGCTCCGTTTCCGTAAAACTCATTGATCCGCAGAGTGTTTCGATGGCCAAGGCCATGCCCGCCGTGGACTGGGTGCCGCCTTCGCGGACACACGCACCCCTGCACAACCCACTCGTCCCCTCCAGAGGTGCCCCGAATGCGATCATCGGGTCCTGCCACTCTGCAGGACCCGATGCCCGGGAACTGGAGCATAACGTCGATTTTTTGTACCCGCGCGTAACTTCAGCGAGGGTCACGTTCGGTTTGTCAAGTGTTCAAGAAGTTACCTGTAACGCATTGTCACGTCGTGAGTTTCGGGGCGAACGACGAAAACGTCACGCCGCAGCGCACTTTCACGTCAAGTTACCGAGCGGTTCGATACGCCGGCGCAGAGGCCCGGAAAACGCGAACGCCGCGAGCGCGCACGGGGCGCACTCGCGGCGATACGGACGAATCGGTCAGTGAGCGCGATTGACCGCCGAGACGACGGCGCGCAGCGACGCCGTGGTGATCGACGTGGCGATACCGACACCCCACACCACCGTGCTCCGGCCGTCGGGCGCGGTGACGGCGCACTCGACGTACGCAGCGGCCTGGGCGTCGTCACCCGCCGACATCGCATGCTCGGAGTAGTCGAGCACCCGGACATCGAAGTCGATGGTGGCGAGCGCGTCGACGAACGCGGCGAGCGGGCCGTTGCCCGAACCCGAGATTTCCTGTTCCTTGCCGTTCACCTTGACCGTTGCGGTGATGGAGTCGGTGCCGCCGTCCTCTTCGGACGCGGTGACCTTCTGCTTCATCCGCTCGAGCGGGGTGATCGGAGCGAGGTACTCCTCGTGGAAGACGTCCCACATTTCCTTCGGGGACACCTCGCCGCCCTCACCGTCGGTGATCCGCTGGACCGCCTGGGAGAACTCGATCTGCAGCCGGCGCGGCAGCACCAGCCCGTGGTCGGCCTTCATGATGTAGGCGACGCCACCCTTGCCCGACTGCGAGTTGACGCGGATGACCGCCTCGTAGGTGCGGCCCACATCCTTGGGATCGATCGGCAGGTAGGGAACCGCCCACTGAATGTCGTCGACGTCGGCGTCCTGGGAGTCGGCGTCGATCTTCATGGCGTCGAGGCCCTTGTTGATGGCGTCCTGGTGGCTGCCGGAGAAGGCGGTGTACACGAGGTCGCCGCCGTACGGGTGGCGTTCGTGGACGGGCAGCTGGTTGCAGTACTCCACCGTGCGGCGGATCTCGTCGATGTTCGAGAAATCGATCTGCGGGTCGACCCCGCGGGTGAACAGGTTCAGACCCAGCGTGACCAGGCAGACGTTGCCGGTGCGCTCACCGTTGCCGAACAGGCATCCCTCGATGCGGTCGGCGCCCGCCTGATAGCCCAGCTCCGCGGCCGCGACACCGGTGCCGCGGTCGTTGTGGGGGTGGAGGGAGAGGATGACGGAGTCGCGGCGGGCCAGGTTGCGGTGCATCCACTCGATCGAGTCGGCGTACACGTTGGGCGTGGCCATCTCGACGGTGGCCGGCAGGTTCAGGATGACCGGGTTCTCGGGGGTGGGCTGCAAGACCTCGGTGACGGCGTCGCACACCTCCTTTGCGTACTCGAGTTCCGTGCCGGTGTACGACTCGGGCGAGTACTCCCAGCGCCACTGCGTGTCCGGGTACTTCTTCGCCTCTTCCAGGGCCAGAGCGGCCGCATCGGTGGCGATCTTCTTGATGACGTCGCGCTCGGCCTTGAACACCACTCGGCGCTGCAGGATGGAGGTGGAGTTGTAGAAGTGCACGATCACCTTCTCGGCGCCCTCGCACGCCTCGAATGTGCGCTTGATCAGCTCGGGGCGCGACTGCGTGAGCACCTGGATGGTGACGTCAGCCGGGATCGCGCCGTCTTCGATGATCTCACGGACGAAGTCGAAGTCCGTCTGGCTGGCCGACGGGAATCCGACCTCGATCTCCTTGTACCCCATCCGCACGAGCAGTTCGAACATGCGCCGCTTGCGGGCCGGGCTCATGGGATCGATCAGGGCTTGGTTGCCGTCGCGGAGATCGACCGCACACCATTGCGGGGCGCGGTCGATGGTCTTGTCGGGCCACGTGCGGTCCGGCAGCGACACCGGTTCCACTTCTTCGGCGAACGAGCGATACCGGAACGTCGGCATCGACGAGTTCTTCTGGGTGTTCCACGCCGGCTGGTCGGCGGGAGCAGGCTTGGAAGGCGGCGTGATGGTGCGCGTTCCGGTGGTGAAAGCGTCA comes from Rhodococcus oxybenzonivorans and encodes:
- a CDS encoding Mur ligase family protein, with the protein product MSTGTGITTRGKVALRAAAAASWASQKAGRGKGSMIGGLIALKIDPTLMEQLGRSRRTAVITGTNGKSTTTRMTAAALSTLGEVASQADGANMDAGIVAALSNRVHAPLAALEVDELHVPHVSDAVDPEVLVFLNLSRDQLDRVGEINMIERKLRACVAAHPEATVIANCDDVLVTSVAYDAKNVVWVAAGGGWASDAASCPRTGEPIVWEGPHWRSTGSDFARPTPDWWLDEENLYGPEGLKIPMTLALPGRANRGNAAQAVAAAVAMGAKAEDAVAAAATVQEVAGRYSTVEVGPHSVHMLLAKNPAGWQEALSMIDPTVDGLVIAVNGQVPDGEDLSWLWDVRFEHFEGVKVVAAGERGTDLAVRLTYAGVDHTLEPNPLRAIASCPPGRVEVLANYTAFRDLNNAIAKEARNV
- a CDS encoding EamA family transporter, translated to MTTRDRLLGLTVVVLWGLNFLAIRAGLDHFPPFFFAAVRFLLIAIPVVLFVPRPQVPTTWLLLYGTGFGVGQFTFLFWAMHVGMPTGLASLVLQSSAPFTVVLGAILLRERLRPVQVGGLLVAMSGMALIGWDRSQHAALLPVVLTLLAGLSWALGNLGNRKAASDQPMRLMLWMCVIPPLPMLALSFAVEGPSSGWDALTSSLHGNGPLALAGLAYIVILGTIAGSGLWTALLSRYPAGTVAPLSLLVPVVGIGAAWLVLHEEPSAVSLIGGAVVIAGAAATQMSGKARQGPSPHVRPPARVGV
- a CDS encoding LysR family transcriptional regulator; this translates as MDATRLRVLRELADRGTVAATAAALSMTPSAVSQQLKILGREAGVTLLEPDGRRLRLTDAGQALVVRADDVLAALDRAAAEMDAYRGSPRGRVRVALFPSGAALLLPRLLDVLAGSGVDVQPRDEDLPSSALPTLLADYDVVLTHRDERAADTSSPRVTAEPLMREPIDLILPPGHRFAGQNSVRPEQLADESWISVRGGFPVDDVLLSVAAATGVQPRVVMRINDFRVIEELVAGGHGVALLARHAVTHPSVVRLPLAGVRAARIYELTRRPAADAIPAVATVLQAFRDVAAEVTD
- a CDS encoding SHOCT domain-containing protein, producing MDSFWDFLWVIITTFAFVAYLILLFSIITDLFRDHKSSGWAKAIWIIFLFIVPFLTALVYLIVKSDGMAQRSMAAAQQVKQAQDSYIREVAGKSSAEQIADAKALLDAGTINQQEYETLKAKALG
- a CDS encoding biotin carboxylase N-terminal domain-containing protein, which codes for MFKRIAIVNRGEAAVRLIRAVRELNAEHNYGITTVALHTEAERRAMFVRQADEGVCLRTVKSGTAYLDHAELARALRESKADAVWVGWGFVAEDPAFVEVCEQLGITFIGPPAEAMRLLGDKVEAKLLAEKVEVPVAPWSGGPVATRADARRHAQAIGYPLIIKARSGGGGRGIRKVWSEDELELALERTQGEAQRSFGDPVVFIERLVTDARHVEVQVIADNFGNVWAPGVRDCSIQRKNQKVIEESSSPLLTAEQSNHLRTVSSELVRAAGYRGAGTVEYLYQPEQKTFTFLEVNTRLQVEHPITEATTGIDLVKLQILVASGEPLVGDCPPEFGHAVEARLNAEDAANGFAPAPGAVQLLKFPLGSGLRVDTGIAQGDVIPPDYDSMVAKVIAWGRDRSEALARLRTALRETTVVLRGGTTTKSFLLDLLDREEVITASADTGWLDRTDAGTSNVPSRTADVALIAAAIDVYDAEEKLERQAFLSSARGGRPRAGHAIGRKVELSYQGQAYGLTVTQVGAHRYRVDGDAPETEVEVDRLSEFESRLVIGDRRHHVVSVAGRAQYLVEVDGISHQISQDEAGVVRAPAPAVVVAVPVSVGDEVEVGATLVVLESMKMETAVRAPVAGRVREVLAMVNSQVDAGTALLRVEESSDESTAQQSPRVEFDLGAPAPHGDPRLDALAQIDALGALLTGYDVSAKRAGVLLAQYEKLRAQIAGDPDLVQAELALLTTFADICEIGRNRPTVAEEDGDERVHSPREHFHTYLHTLDVELEGLPESFQTRLSRALRHYDVTDLERTAELEEAVYRLFLAQQRMDNQVPVIAALLDRWLNDGNAPGRAPSGLGEVLDRLIVATQVRYPVIGNVARNVRFRFFDEPQIRKAREQVYDGVRGSLEYLAEHPGAGDYQERLEALVATPQSLTELLGQRIARKSATVGPLLEVVTRRYYDIRTLEDVAAFDRGGRHFVTGNFDLLGERLHLVSAVADYAELPGALTEIGDVASETPDNLVLDLYLSWSEPPADPDTMSEDLRKTLATLPLIASCRRVTVSVFGGVGLDVRKFTYRPDAGVLAEEALIRDMHPLTGQRFDLWRLKNFEGTRLPAAADTFLFHLVSPENPTDERLIALAEIRDITPVRNEDGQVIGVPAAERVLQSCLDGIRRAQAARGSKRKLDANRVVLYVWPKIDAPVEDLQEFARVAAPLTAGAGLEEITVIARLQGPAGTESQEKALRFSYRTGSGVVVKVTDPPTEPLQPLDAYTQKVRSSRARGTVYPYELIPLLTGRDGTFVEHDLDESGRLVPVDRPYGQNRAGLIVGLVTARTERHPEGMTRVALFGDPTKALGTVAEAECARLVAGVDLAEELGVPVEWFALSSGATISMDSGTENMDWVSRGLRRIITFTQNGGEVNVIVAGINVGAQPYWNAEATMLMHTKGILVMTPDSAMVLTGKNSLDYSGGVSAEDNFGIGGYDRVMGPNGEAQYWAPNLPAACQILFAHYDHAYVVAGERFPRRAHTADPIGRDVRTFPHVHPSSDFTTVGDIFSAETNPERKKPFDIRTVMRALVDQDHQVLERWADMADADTSVVMDAHLGGYPVSVIGIESRAIARKGWSPANGPDQWTAGTLFPQSSKKTARAINAASGSRPLVVLANLSGFDGSPDSLRHIQLEYGAEIGRAIVNFDGPIVFCVISRYHGGAFVVFSGALNDNMEVLAVEGSFASVLGGAPAAAVVFTREVNSRVAADPTIRELEANLAGAQTDAQQAHLRVELAAQQAAVRNEKLGEVAAEFEAVHNIQRAQQVGSVDAVIPAVELRPYIIGAVERGMRRAVESAS
- the leuA gene encoding 2-isopropylmalate synthase; this encodes MSPADAFTTGTRTITPPSKPAPADQPAWNTQKNSSMPTFRYRSFAEEVEPVSLPDRTWPDKTIDRAPQWCAVDLRDGNQALIDPMSPARKRRMFELLVRMGYKEIEVGFPSASQTDFDFVREIIEDGAIPADVTIQVLTQSRPELIKRTFEACEGAEKVIVHFYNSTSILQRRVVFKAERDVIKKIATDAAALALEEAKKYPDTQWRWEYSPESYTGTELEYAKEVCDAVTEVLQPTPENPVILNLPATVEMATPNVYADSIEWMHRNLARRDSVILSLHPHNDRGTGVAAAELGYQAGADRIEGCLFGNGERTGNVCLVTLGLNLFTRGVDPQIDFSNIDEIRRTVEYCNQLPVHERHPYGGDLVYTAFSGSHQDAINKGLDAMKIDADSQDADVDDIQWAVPYLPIDPKDVGRTYEAVIRVNSQSGKGGVAYIMKADHGLVLPRRLQIEFSQAVQRITDGEGGEVSPKEMWDVFHEEYLAPITPLERMKQKVTASEEDGGTDSITATVKVNGKEQEISGSGNGPLAAFVDALATIDFDVRVLDYSEHAMSAGDDAQAAAYVECAVTAPDGRSTVVWGVGIATSITTASLRAVVSAVNRAH